The genomic region aactgccttcccactagctaaaatgtaaatcagttGGATCGCTTTgactttccgaagtttcctcgtaaggcaactttgggcgacttctgaaaacaaagcgtgcgagtgccatcctgacgacgatttagattctagaaggcagttcggggagatttgtcgcaccAAAAAAGAAACGATTTCCTGAAATAGAGggttaagtaaaatgttaggggcatttgcctgggtctCATTCTAAAATtgccgaatcggctgaagatggcgcccatgaactctgatgcctgaatctgcaccgaggggttatGAAAACGTTAGAGCCATTTGCCCTGGGTaacactggggggaggagggagcgggGGCCTATGTAGAGtagctttttttaactttagggctgaattctcctttaaaggtcttaACTTTCTAGAGAGAAAACAAGGTTTATCAAGAGctgaatttattaaagttttgtctttttaaaatgtttgtgctaaaatataaaataatactggCTTTTGTGCAGATTTTTGCATCGTGCACAGTTTCGTGTCAGAAGCCACACTTGTGTCTCAGTACTACTGGCCATGGGGCTATAAGGACCGACTGGTGTTCTCTCCAATGCAATGTGTACCATTAACCCTAACATTATATCAGTGATGGCCATCTGGCCGCCTTCAGCAATCGTTGAAGAAGCATTGATAAATATGGAAGGGCGAATGTTTCAAGTTCCTTTTTTGAACAGCTAAAGAGTGACAGGTGGCGCAGTGTTGCCTTTATACAGTATTGCTTCCCCCACCTTGACATTACTGTAATTTTATTTCATCTCCATGTCATTGCTTGTTCCAGCCGTATCCTTCACCATGATGCCGTCCCTTCACCCATCTCGGCCAGTGACTTCCAAATTCCCAAAACTGGGGAAGCCGGTTCTTGCAGAGAATAATCGACCCAACAAGGTGAGCCTGGTGATGTTCCTGCTATAGTTCTATGCTTTATTGTGCTGTCTATTTAGTTATTGTTGGGGTGCTGGGGTTTCTTACTTACATTTGTGTGTCCACTCCCCATACAGGGCCAGGGACTGAATTGTAATATAcgcaataaaaagtaccaataacgaCAACCACAgattgttttttggctgctgctgtcaGTGACCCCTGGCAATCAGGGAGTATTTTAGTTGCAGGCTTGAAAGAAGCAGAATAAGATGGCTAATGATTCAAAAACCAgtgaaaaattaattgaaaaccaattgaaaagttgcttacaatagatcattataggggttgttcacctctaaagTAAGTTTtagtgatgtagagggtgatattccgaaacaactttttaattggttttcattttttataggtttgtgttatttagctctccagtctgcaatttcagcaatctcgttgcttgggtccaaattaccctagcaaccatgcagcatggataagagactggaatctgaataggaatatgaatatgaatagctTGCAGGGTTTTACCTAAAACACATATAACCTTGCTGGGTGTTGTGCTACAACCTAAGGGTATGGGCAGGGGAGTATCTATCAGCTAAGAGAGTTCGATGTGGTACAGCAAataagaatacaggtataggatccgttgtctggaaacccattatgcagaaagctccgaattattggATGTCTATCTCACATAGACtaacatttaaatcaaataattctaattattaaaaacaatttcctttttctctgtaataataaaacagtaccttgtagttgatccaaactaagatataattaatccttattggaagcaaaaccagcctattggttttatttacagtttacacaattttctagtagaattattATGGTAAGATctcttatcccgaaaaccccaggtccagagcattctggataacaggtcccatacctgtacaggttttcCAGCAATAGACTGCTGATCAGCAGCATGTTATTGTGCGgtgcaataaatgtaataaaatggtggCCCTCGTTTCCTTGAGTTCCTTTGTTTGGGACCTCTGAGcaactgcctgtcctgacctttttattttcttttattaatcaaCACAGTAGGATATAAGCACCAGTCACAGCTCTGCCTTAACTCAGGGAAAAAGCTTTATCCAACAGTACCCAATCCTTAAATAAAGACACGGACAACTGTTCTGAGGTGAATCTGTGATGGTCACAGCTTTATTGTATTTCAGTAATAAGTGTCCCAACAGAACCCACAAAGGGCtgtttgatccaaaggaaggcaaaaaacctcactagaggaaaaaattccttcctgactccttaacgGCAATCGGAATTACTCCCAGGATCAAAATGCCCTATTCAGCTTTACCAAAATACATGTATGACTGTATGTCAGTAAAGGGATGTGTGTCTATGTGGTGCATGTATGGCTACCAGTTTGgaaatgtaggaatgtatgggtgactgtaagggtggttgtataattatgtaggaatgtatgggtgcctgtaagggtggttggatggatatgtaggaatgtatgggtgcctgtgagggtggttgtatggatatgtaagaatgtatgggtgcctgtaagggtgaTTGTATGGATATgaaggaatgtatgggtgcctgtaagggtggttgtatggatatgtaggaatgtatgggtgcctgtaagggtggttgtatggatatgtaggaatgtatgggtgcctgtaagggtggttgtatggatatgtaggaatgtatgggtgcctgtaagggtggttgtaaggatatgtaggaatgtatgggtgcatgtGAGGGTGGTAGTATGGATATGTGggaatgtatgggtgcatgtTTTGCAAACCTACCCCTTGATGATAGATGGAAAGGCCAGATCCCTGGGCCATTTCCAAGGGGTCAGAACCCTGTTCCTGCCTGGATGTTTCTGCCTCACCACCTTCGGGTTCTTTCTGGGAGGCGCTTGTCTCTGTCTCCTCTGCTGTTCTTCTTGGAAACACTGCTGGAAGCAGCATGTGTAAAAAGCTCTGCCTGGATGATACCAGAGCGATGATCTTCCCGACACACTCTTCCATTACGTGATCTGGGTATTCAGCGGGATCCACGTTGATGGGTTTGCCTGAAGGGTAGAATTTTATGGCTACTTTCAGGCAGCACAGAGCCATCATGGAGGGTGCATAAGTATAAAACTCATGATGGTGGGTCAGGCTCAGTGCGGCGATGCCTCTAGCAGCAGTCAGGGCAATGGCTTCTTTTGTCTGCTGGGCAGCTACAGGCTTCTGGCTGGCTACTCTCCGGAGGGTGAAATGCTCCAAGAAGTCATCGATGGTCGGTGCTGACAGTTCAAAAAGCAATCTGCAAATGATGATTCGCTCCAGTTGGTTCATTTCCTTCTTTGTAATGGTGGCATCAAAGAGTTTTAGGCAATTCCATAGGCTGAATTGCCGTTTGTCCACTAACTTGTAGGCTATATTGAAGCAAGTGGCTCCTACTCTGTTCAGGTCGGTGGTCTTGATGGGAGCAGTGCGGGCAAGAAACCGCTCCAGAAGGTTGACAGTCAAGCACAGAGACCTAAAGTCCAACTTCAGGCGTCTGTGTATGAAGACAAGCAGGCTGGTGAACTCATACCATGACGCCAAAGTGATTTCTGGCTGACTTTGTAGAAAGTTCAAAGCCATAAATCTCTCTTCAAGGCTTTTGTTGTACATGTAGGCGTCTTCCCCATACTCCTTGAAGGTCTCTAGGCCAATGCCTATGTGAGCTAAGGTGTTCCAAGGCTCATTTTGAAGTGCTGGGTCCCCAGCTGAAGGGTGGCACGTCCCTCGTTGATCACCCTGGTGCCTCACCCTTTTGGGATCATGGCAGCACCCAGGGGAAAGTTGTTCTTCTTCGTTGATCTGTCGTCTTCGCTTCCTCGCTTTTGAAATCTCCATGCTCACAATCTCTCTCTTTTtcgctatctctctctctcactctctctctcactcctcTCCAACTGTCTCTTAAGACTGTTGGTACTAAGCGTCTGTTACTCCTAAGTCACCTCTGCTGCGCTCTGATTGGCTGGGCCAGCACACACTCTGATTGGTTGGGCCGGCGAAAACCGTTAGGTGCCTATGTCCAGTGCAAACCCATAGCTTGTGTTTGTTAGTATCcactatttcttttattaaagtgttttgtGAGATACAGAAAATGGTACGACTAACTAACTGCCTAAAGTTCCCTTAACTTGACATGATAGCTCTCATTACGTAGGTATTTGCCATGTAGCTGAGTGCAAActattggttttaaaggggacctgtagtGTCAAGTACACCAACATGCCATTACATATACACCTctaaaggaatgtgctttaaaaatgtgcatttcttacTGCTTTCATAAATAATTCCCCCAAATCTAACTTGAGCCAGCCAACCAACATCTGTACCTTCTGCTGGCTGCTTTCCATGGCTGAATAGGGGAATCCAAGGCTGCCAGCACTTTGCACAGCAAACAGCAGTTAGGTTGACCTGTCAGTTGACTGCAGCATATCTTTCCCTGTGTGAAGGCAggggagctgtgattggctacccacaTACAACAGAAGCTTTGGTTGGCTACCCCTGattcctactgtgtttctgggaTGAGACTGGTACGAGGTGCCCGTCACTATGGGGAGCTCCAGTATAAGTGTCATGTAAGAGATGGAGTGGCTTCTCTTGTACTTGTCATTTTACACAGGAAGACCTCTGTGCATAGAACATGATTGCCTTCTCCAAAAGCAAAGCCCAGAACTCCCAGACTTATAGTATCTTTATCATTTGCAGTACAGGGgatttctttaatattataaaacatttgagttgctcattgttccctgacctgtatgagtcggcctgcagccttttgcctttacatggtcacagaacatgtcagtgaggctcatttattaaaagtggGCAAAACCGCAATAACTCATGGCAAACAATTCAACTTTGTAGGGTGCATTTTATTGATTCCTGAATGTGCCTTTTTGGAAGCTGCCACATTGGCTGCTGTGATATCTATAATGTTTTCCGCAGACTAGAGGGAACTGGCATCTAGTGGGCAGTTGAAAACAGTGCCATCTTGGCTAGTGACTCGGATATATATGATCAAGGAATCTCTGAAACATGGGGATACAAGAGTTTTTTCTAAACAAGGAGAGCATGCTTTAAAGGGGGGgttagctttaagttaacttttagtatgttatataatggccaattctaagcaatgtttcaattgatatttattatttatagcattttagttatttgcctttttcttctgactttttccagcattcaaataggggtcactgatcccatccaaaaatcaaatgctcagtaaggctacaaatgtatttttattacttctcgcattctattcagaccctatcctattcaaattccagtccaTTCCAGTTATctcaaacaactcctttaagtagaAATTGATTTGTATAACAAAAACACTGTGTGGGATACAACTTTTATGGCCTTGTTAATAAGTGTTACTTTGTCTCACCAGCCAAACTATCTGACAGTTCCAGCCCCATTCTTGCGACACCATTTTgggttactatacacactatccctcaCTTACGACCCCTAATTGCTTTCTGGCATTATTCACATAACAAAAGGCAGCAGTCCCAGTGGCTGTAGGGCAATATACTGATAGCTGCCTGGGCAGCGCCGGATTAGCTGGGCGGGCACCCCTAGGTTGTgcgctccgcgcggtcctagcgcccgcccgcactaccacacgctggtgccgtcctaggcctgggcctatgtggccttgccacaaatccgggcctgtgcctGGGAAGGAACCTGAGTGGGTGTAACATTTAGACACACCAGCAATATAGTACAGTAACTGCTGTGTGCACGTTACTCCTTCACAGTCCAGCAATAAAGTACCCCTGACCCCAGTAATCCCTGGAACTGCAACATCTGGCCACTTGGGGACTTTGGTCGATTAACACTTTACTCCACTCAGCGAGCAAATGAAGCCACAGCATCTGCACACAAGAGCTTTTcatctaaattagggatgcactaaatccaggattcggttctggattcggccatgattcagcctttttcagcaggtttcagatttgcccgaattcttgtgcctggccaaactgattcataatttgcatatataaattaggggtgggtagggaaattacgtgacttttcgtcacaaaacaagagtttttccaactttttccctttcctgaccctaatttgcatataaaaattaggtttcggttcggtattctgccgaatctttcaccaaggattcggggattctgccgaattccaaatagtttattcggtgcatccctaatctaaatGCACAGAATAGATCCGTCATTTTAGGCAGTGTAATTACAGCTGCagaacccaaagcaaccaatcagatgtttgttttaaataaagatgaaaatgtcttctgatttgttgcttttgattattacataattacattagTGGATATagagagaataatgtaccccctattgtaaaataaagggaTGGATGTGTAATTGCAACACCCAGCATCCTTATAATCAGACAATTAGATGATTATTGTCTGTGGCAGCACTGAGTCTATGCTCTGATCTTGCATTGCTGCCTTCTCTAGAAATCTCCCTGTTGCTGCTTCAAGTTCATTACAGCACCTAGTGTAGGGTGTTGTGTGCGGCCAAAGGGTATCAGCACTGCAGCATGGCATTACCCAGTGATGGGCAGAGGGTGGCAGCATAGCACTGCTAGATTGGCATATAAAGATTATTAATGGAGAATTCATTAACAGGGACACTGGAGTTTCACACATGAATCCATTGATATCAACTTCCCACCTGCTGCTGCCTGCCCTTGTGTCTGCTCTCTCCTCCATGTTTATACTATGGGACCCTATTATTTCTTTATCTGCTCCCCCATTTTGTTCTTTGTATTTCATGCCCCTAATAGTTCTCTTTTCATTGCCTACATTCTCTTTAtttgctttctctcctcacagtttCTGTCCTTCTCCATTTTAAAATATCCTATAATATTTCTCCCCTGCCGTCTCCTCCCTTTTTTCCTCCCGTTTTTCTTTCCTTTGCAATGAAATGATAATATATAATCAGAACCTGTTGTGGTGATGTTTTATTCATCTGATCCTGCCAGTCTGTTCTGTGACTATAGGATTAGAAGGATATAGAATCAATGTAGAATGTACTATGTTGGCATTGCCTTTCATCTGAACAGCGTGGGTGTCTTATTTAAAAGCTACTCCTTATTTATACCCTGGAATTGGCACAATAGTCAGCATAcaagtacgggacctgttatccagaatgctcgggacttaggttttctgctttttctgtaatttgaatttccatgcatgaagtctgctataaaatcatttaaacaccataattcagaggtttccagataacagatcctataccagtactaATTTAACATGCTCTGTAGAGAAAAAGGCATTGAATATGATGCTTTGTTCTAAATTGTATTGGACTGAGCCCATCATGCCATAAAGAAACCACAGCCCAAGGGCCACAACCTAAcgtactttttcctttttctttcataTTATTTCCTTACGAGTTCTCATTTCATTGCATctttttgtgtctccaaagatgccccagtaggtccccatcttcttttctgccgattcactgcacatgctctgtgctgctgtcacttactgagcttagggacccactcacaatatacagtacacatagaatatatatgtcacaatataaggctgattagtaatgaatacagataattactacatggcagcacagaaaccagtgcaattagcatcagaatataataatcagccctgtagcatcagcttatattacaggccaacctcattttctacttgaaaatttgcgacaacccctaagcttcgcttcttaagagcccactgagcatgtgagtgttgcagacactttccaagatggtgaccccctgtgacaagtttgaagttctggatcattgctgctattgagaagttgaaactttaggctggtgcaataaattcagtatataaaacatggcatttttagccacattcatttttagggtttagttctcctttaatgaaaggcACTGTCCACTTGAGACATCATCCAAAAGGTGAGAGGAAGGTTTGGGGCTGATAAACTCTACTCTTATAAAGCTGATGTACATGGGAGCTTGTACAACACACAACTAGTAACATACAGTACTTCTCAGGCACTTCTCAGGCTTCAGTTTAAGCCTTTCCTTGCCAACATCTTAGATTCTAAATCATTGGTAAGGAAGTTACAGAATGCCAGAGACAGAGTCTACATTTCTAGACTCTTAGACTCTCTTTTTAGAAATAATACTTTCTGTTTGCTGTTCTAATGGTCCTTATTTACTAATGCTGGTGCAGGCTTACATCTTACCCTTTCCTACATTTAGATGAATACTGCATGGctacacagaaatcagtgcagtctgcagtgtTTATATTAATGGATTTCTAAATAATTGAAATTGAATATATGTTCAGAGTTAAAGGGGGTGAGGTGATAACCCTATACAGGGCTGTGCTTAGGTCTAGAACTAGGCTCCCAACGTCGGTGtgagaaaatcttaccctggtggtctagtggggggacggcagggacgcctgccgccccctcagcGAGGACGCTCGCCGCAACTGAGCAGGTTCACTGTAGCGCAGGTCTGTTAGGGCGCGCGCACGCGCCTCTTCCTGGGTTTatgcgcagtggcgcgaaattcaaatgctatttaaaggtacagttttactttatgcattgcccgtgataggatttttgttcctggtgcttctgagctttgtgctatattctgaacctgtttgattcctgtttttgacccctgcctggctatttgactattctgacttctggattctgacccttgcctgattactgactaccgcctctgattaaccctctgattgactccctggtttgacccttgcctgtctgataatgtttattctctgcctgcctcgacccggcctgatctgactactccgttgcctaaacgccttgtactgcgatcttctgtccaaagactttgatttactgtcgtgcccctctgcctatccagaaccctcatcttgcacctctcgtttaagtccaggtggcatccaagtaagccgagggctcccccagaggcccaaaggcggtcacacacgagccaagaccagggtgcctggtgtttgttctggtgttgggtgccgaccgtgacagtcgGTTTGGGGAAGATAACATGTTTAAAGTTTTACACCTGTTGTCTGCTGGATATTTTACTGCTTTCCCAATCATTTCCCCCAACACCAATCTAGAGCCTGCTAACAATCATCTCCTTCTCCTGGCTGCTTTCCTTGGCTGCATAGGTGAGACAGAGGCTGAACAGCAATCAACAGTTATGTGGACCTGACAGGGGACTGAAGTATATCTTTCTCTTTGTAAAGAcagcagagctgtgattggctacccctAGATCCTACTGTTTCTCTGGGCTTGGACCGTTAGGAGTGCCCATTAGTCAACTGTAAGAGACACGAAGCAGAGAGTTACTATGGGGACCTCCAATAAAATGTCTTTTTGAAAGTGGACAGTACTTCATAGCTCACATTCAACACATACACCATATCTTATTCACCATTGCCTACACGGTGAGGTTGACAAAGAGCTACACGTGAGAGTTCTGCCATGGGTTTGAGTGTCTCCTCATGTACTTGCTTTCATATTACACAGGAAGTCCCCTGTGCACAGAGAATGATTGCCTCCCGAAAATCAAAGCAGGAACtcctttgtaacttttttttatattttttagtattaTATCATTATCATTATATCCGAACCACCCAGTGACATATgtagattaattatgtcttatgtCTGGGCACAGCCTTGTTAACAGTCAATTGTGAGTTAATATCTGTAGCTGGGTATGTTTCCCCAAAAAACAGTGTATTTGAATGGTAACGCTTCTGTGATATCTGTGATATCAATCAAGTGTCCAAGTGGAACCAATATGATTTTCACAATAGGGGTCACTCCAGCACTGCATAGAACAGGCACATCACAAAGCTGCTGTTAAATATGAAAATCAGTTTGTGTCCCAAAATCAGAGCAAGGCCGGCAGTGTTAAAACATATACGATGGGATATtgttgttaaataaacccaatatttcaACAGGATACTTATCACAGCTGACACTTTGCTGCATGAATCAAGACAGAAGTTCCGGTATTGTAAAAGGcttgcatcttttttttatacCGGATGGCCAGTCCCTTTCAGGATTATTAAATCATAGGCATCTGGTATTGGAGCCCCCCTAGCCAACAGCTTAACTCTCCACCTCAACGATTGTTTCACCAAAAACTTCTCAAGAGGTAGGGCGCCTGGAGTCTTAAAGGGACTCGCCACCTATATCACACTTGTTCCCATGGTAACACATGTGTATATCAGTTCCACAGTACAACAACACTTGGAAGCATTATTTGGTTGCAGATATTCTTTCTTATATCCCATGGTCATTTTCAAAGTTGGTCAATATTTCTTATTGAAAAGTATTATAATATTCAATGTAAAAGGGCTGCGCCCAGTTTGTCTAGATAAATTCAAGATGTCTGTAACTAGATATTGGCctttcaaataaatgtttgcGAGTCCCTCAAGACTTGATCCAGACCGTCTCTTAGCTTCAGTAGTATGAGGTACAAATCTTAAAATATCATTGGCtggcatatttattgaaatgattaATCCAAATAAACCTGGTCATCATTAGCAAATTAAACTATAGATACCAAAATCAAAAAACGTCAAAATCATAACAAAacagagcaaaaacaaaaaataataaaaatcaataacaAAATGTATACAACCAAAACAAAAGGACCTATAgatattgtttattaaaaaaaagttgaacgtGTTATTGTCCATTAAGCCGAAATTCAGGTTTATATGTATTTAACTTAAATATCCAGGAGGTCTCTAGCTGTAACAATTCCTTATCCAAATCGCCTCCTCTTATATTGCGATAACTCCCATCATGTTAGAAAAATCTGTCTGTCAATAGCGGATGTAAGGTTACAATGTTGTAAAAATCTGAAATGTGTTCATATATCCTCCTCTTGAAACACCTTTTGGTGTTGCCcacttataaattaaaaaaaaaacgtgaataaaTAATTTGCACAAGAGGTAGTGCAATTAATATAAGTGAGGAGATCAAAATTAACTATCCCATTACCAAACTTTAATGAGGGATCCATCTACATTGCTTGCATCTACCACATTTAAAGGTACCAGGGTTTTTACAACAGACTCcactattttttctttaaaatgactcATTAGATACTCTTATTCCTCCTATAGCTAAATGAGGGGTAAGGTTTTACCAGTTGTCCCACTATTGGATCCTGTGTTAAAATAGCCCAATGTTTTCTCATAATGGATTGAACTCTTTTATCATCTGCACTGAAAGTCAGCACAAATCTGCTATTCTCACATGTGTCCCCCTTTCCTTCAACAATATCCCTATTATCCCTTTTGTGAGTATATAAAAGAGAGTCTCGAGTCCGGGAGCATGCCAACTGATTTCTTGACTTGTAACCCatagctttaaatattttatacaaatcatATGCCTGTATCTCAAATTCAGCATTAGATGAACATACATGCCTTAACCTAAGATACTGGCCCTTAGGAATACCCTCAATACAACTCCATGGGTGCATGGAAGAGGCATGTCATAAGCTATTGCTGGCCGTAGGTTTGCAATATAATTTGGCACCCAGTACCCATTtagtgttgctcccagtggcctcattgTAAGTGCCCATTTTGAAATTCCTGTCTTAAATTTAAGTTTTGAAGGCATGAAGACACATGCTTACTCCAACAGAGCATCTGCAGGctagcagtccacatggggcCACTAATAAGCTTATCGCAGCCTTTACTTGGCATTTCCAAggaattttttcttgctttttgtgGCTCCCCAATAGTTCTGAGTGAGGCTCACCAGTAAAATAATTTAGGGGATCTCTGCAGTTCTTTCTCagtctaaatcaggggtccccaaatgtttcacctgtgagcaacattcagatgtaaaaagatttgaggAGTTTTCTGTGGGGGGTCACCATCCCTCCCAAAACAACCACAAGCAGGCATACtggtcagtagggttgccaccttttagcccggtGAAGACCAGGCAGGCCGTGAAATGGAGGGGGCGGGACTGTGACATGgagggcagggctatgacacgGCGATCAGCTGATCGCTGTGtcaatttgattttatttggacggtttttaaaaaaacatttttaggcaaacaggtttggggaggcttagcctccccaagccttaataaAAAATCTGCCGATGTCTAAATTCCAGaaactttgataaacctatgcacaatgggcatcaaactgttcagtggacccctggcaatcatattcagggtgctttttcttagtacctAATCaagtgtgggatatgcggagctgcaaaataaaacctttgaagttattttt from Xenopus laevis strain J_2021 chromosome 1S, Xenopus_laevis_v10.1, whole genome shotgun sequence harbors:
- the LOC121398923 gene encoding cyclin-O protein B-like, with translation MEISKARKRRRQINEEEQLSPGCCHDPKRVRHQGDQRGTCHPSAGDPALQNEPWNTLAHIGIGLETFKEYGEDAYMYNKSLEERFMALNFLQSQPEITLASWYEFTSLLVFIHRRLKLDFRSLCLTVNLLERFLARTAPIKTTDLNRVGATCFNIAYKLVDKRQFSLWNCLKLFDATITKKEMNQLERIIICRLLFELSAPTIDDFLEHFTLRRVASQKPVAAQQTKEAIALTAARGIAALSLTHHHEFYTYAPSMMALCCLKVAIKFYPSGKPINVDPAEYPDHVMEECVGKIIALVSSRQSFLHMLLPAVFPRRTAEETETSASQKEPEGGEAETSRQEQGSDPLEMAQGSGLSIYHQGVGLQNMHPYIPTYPYYHPHMHPYIPTYPYNHPYRHPYIPTYPYNHPYRHPYIPTYPFTSEQLSVSLFKDWVLLDKAFSLS